In a single window of the Prochlorococcus marinus CUG1415 genome:
- a CDS encoding DUF1643 domain-containing protein, which yields MKNLFLERNCLISTSKKYRWSLSYKISKSTKEIIFIGLNPSLSDAVFLDNTTKKIIKISKNNNYGKVKLINLFALISSNPEELFNRKNPVGYLNNNHIYKNLKHWSENKNCDLWLGWGNKGKFLNRNKRISKKIMHYNSIRKNNFDNPLGPLFIKKTIKDNPIHPLYCSDNSILQSYF from the coding sequence TTGAAAAATTTATTTCTAGAAAGAAATTGTTTAATAAGCACGAGCAAAAAATATAGATGGAGCTTAAGTTATAAAATTTCTAAATCTACAAAAGAAATTATTTTTATTGGTTTAAATCCTTCATTATCAGATGCAGTTTTCTTGGATAATACAACAAAAAAGATAATCAAAATATCGAAAAACAATAATTATGGCAAAGTAAAATTAATCAATCTATTTGCTCTTATTTCAAGCAATCCAGAAGAACTTTTTAATCGCAAAAACCCTGTTGGTTATCTAAATAATAATCATATTTATAAAAACTTAAAACACTGGTCTGAAAATAAAAACTGTGATTTATGGTTAGGTTGGGGCAACAAAGGGAAATTTCTCAATAGAAATAAAAGAATATCAAAAAAAATAATGCATTATAACTCAATTAGGAAAAATAATTTTGATAATCCTCTTGGACCTCTTTTCATTAAGAAAACAATTAAAGATAATCCAATACATCCTCTATACTGTTCTGATAATTCCATCCTCCAATCTTATTTTTAG
- a CDS encoding DUF2214 family protein, producing the protein MLLGTLLTGEIAKSALVAYIHYLGIILCFGALLFERLTLKVGLNRIETISMIIADVVYGLAGVAILVTGILRVKYFGQGGDFYTGNPVFWIKVSLYILVGLISLYPTTTYILWAIPLSKNKLPEISEKLVKRFKLIITTELVGFATIPLFATLMARGVGLG; encoded by the coding sequence ATGTTATTAGGAACTTTATTAACAGGCGAAATCGCTAAAAGTGCATTGGTAGCATATATTCATTATTTAGGAATTATTTTGTGTTTCGGTGCTCTTTTGTTTGAAAGATTGACTCTCAAAGTAGGTCTTAATAGAATTGAGACTATCTCAATGATAATTGCAGATGTGGTTTATGGTTTGGCAGGAGTCGCAATATTGGTTACTGGTATATTACGTGTTAAGTATTTTGGACAAGGAGGCGATTTCTATACAGGTAATCCTGTGTTTTGGATAAAGGTTTCGCTTTACATTTTGGTAGGGTTAATTTCTTTATACCCAACAACAACCTATATCCTATGGGCAATTCCATTAAGTAAGAATAAATTACCTGAAATCTCAGAGAAACTTGTTAAGAGGTTTAAACTTATCATTACTACCGAATTAGTGGGCTTTGCAACAATACCTTTGTTTGCAACTCTTATGGCTAGAGGTGTGGGTTTAGGTTGA
- a CDS encoding GAF domain-containing protein, producing MQNLVSKKEEEERRLKALAEYRILGTKPESCYDDITKIASETCNVPISLMTLVDKDRQWFKSKQGLPIQETRRDWSFCTHAIKENSPLIINDAFQDERFINNPLVTGDPKIRFYAGFPLRNSDGHKLGTLCVIDRKPGNLTTKQFNIMELLSKQIVSFLELRKKSLNLLDALSNLHKQEGILSVCSYCREVKNKEGDWMHLEKYLSKISDIRFSHGVCDKCMEKHFPDVIEVWNKKDFFEDGQKRYLES from the coding sequence ATGCAGAATCTTGTATCAAAAAAAGAAGAAGAGGAAAGAAGATTAAAAGCTTTAGCAGAATACAGGATATTGGGAACCAAGCCAGAATCATGTTATGACGATATTACAAAAATTGCTTCAGAAACATGTAATGTCCCTATTTCTTTAATGACTTTGGTGGATAAAGATAGACAATGGTTTAAATCCAAACAAGGACTTCCAATACAAGAAACTAGAAGAGATTGGTCTTTTTGTACCCATGCAATTAAAGAAAATAGTCCATTAATTATTAATGATGCTTTCCAAGATGAAAGATTTATAAATAATCCATTGGTAACAGGAGATCCCAAGATTCGTTTTTATGCAGGCTTTCCCCTTAGAAATAGTGATGGTCATAAACTTGGAACTCTCTGTGTAATAGACAGAAAGCCAGGAAATCTAACTACAAAACAATTTAATATTATGGAATTATTATCCAAGCAAATAGTTTCATTTTTGGAGCTTAGAAAAAAGTCATTAAACTTGCTAGATGCATTGTCTAATTTGCATAAACAGGAAGGGATTTTATCTGTATGCTCATATTGCAGAGAAGTAAAAAATAAGGAGGGGGATTGGATGCATTTGGAAAAATATCTTTCGAAAATTAGTGATATTAGATTCAGTCATGGGGTTTGTGATAAATGCATGGAAAAACATTTCCCAGATGTAATCGAAGTATGGAATAAAAAGGATTTTTTTGAAGATGGTCAAAAAAGGTATTTAGAGTCTTAG
- a CDS encoding NAD(P)/FAD-dependent oxidoreductase → MEPFDLAVVGGGAAGFMTAITAAENGVKKIIILEGTSKLMEKVRISGGGRCNVTNATWIPNELVENYPRGGIQLLESFNRFAAGDVYDWFEKKGLKLKIEEDLRVFPVSNSSSDVIDCLRKSALSKNVEIIKKFYVKEISKTPDNIFNIFSLKKAKVTAKNIILSTGGNPSGYKLAQNLGHTIVKPVPSLFTFSTKEPNLDECSGVSIKGIDIEIKLKNKNFQNRGDLLITHWGFSGPAVLKLSSIAARELYSQKYKFNLIIKWSSLSYKELKEKVNHLRLNKGKVNLINSRPVPLLTKRLWIFLLKKIGINNEKKWADLLADEREKIINTLMRDKYIISGKGPFGEEFVTSGGVKINEVNFKSMESLICPGLFFSGEVLDVDGITGGFNFQHCWTSGWIAGMAVSKLNQSIINQ, encoded by the coding sequence TTGGAACCTTTTGATTTAGCAGTTGTAGGAGGCGGTGCAGCTGGTTTTATGACAGCAATAACTGCTGCTGAAAATGGAGTAAAAAAAATAATAATTCTTGAAGGCACTTCAAAACTTATGGAGAAAGTAAGGATTAGTGGAGGGGGAAGATGTAACGTCACTAATGCAACATGGATACCGAATGAACTAGTTGAGAATTACCCCAGAGGTGGAATTCAGCTCTTGGAATCATTTAATCGTTTTGCTGCTGGAGATGTATATGATTGGTTTGAGAAAAAAGGGTTAAAATTAAAAATTGAGGAAGATCTAAGAGTTTTCCCAGTATCTAATTCTTCTTCAGATGTTATTGATTGTTTGAGAAAAAGTGCTTTATCAAAAAACGTAGAGATAATAAAAAAATTTTATGTAAAAGAAATTTCAAAAACTCCAGATAATATATTCAATATTTTTAGTCTTAAAAAAGCAAAGGTAACTGCAAAAAATATTATTCTTTCAACTGGAGGTAATCCAAGCGGATATAAATTAGCTCAAAATCTTGGACACACCATTGTTAAACCTGTACCATCGCTTTTTACTTTTTCTACAAAAGAACCAAATTTGGATGAATGTAGTGGGGTATCGATAAAGGGCATAGATATAGAAATTAAATTAAAAAATAAGAATTTTCAAAATAGAGGCGATTTACTAATAACGCATTGGGGGTTTAGTGGGCCAGCAGTGTTAAAACTTTCATCAATTGCAGCAAGGGAACTTTATAGCCAAAAATATAAATTTAATCTAATCATTAAATGGTCTTCTTTAAGTTATAAGGAGTTAAAAGAAAAAGTTAATCATTTAAGATTAAATAAAGGCAAGGTGAATCTTATTAATAGTAGACCTGTGCCACTATTAACAAAAAGATTATGGATTTTTTTATTAAAGAAAATAGGTATTAATAATGAGAAAAAGTGGGCTGATTTACTGGCGGATGAGAGAGAAAAAATAATAAATACTCTAATGAGGGATAAATATATAATTTCAGGCAAAGGTCCATTTGGAGAGGAATTTGTTACTTCAGGAGGCGTAAAAATTAATGAGGTTAATTTTAAAAGTATGGAGAGCTTAATTTGTCCAGGGTTATTTTTTTCTGGAGAAGTTTTGGATGTTGATGGGATCACTGGTGGATTTAATTTTCAACATTGTTGGACAAGTGGATGGATTGCTGGGATGGCAGTCTCAAAGTTAAATCAATCAATAATAAATCAGTAA
- a CDS encoding DMT family transporter, whose product MIGILSAFGAATSWTYACFIWRAQTKKYKPVDINLIKNIIAFLIFIPAFINISSTTALKNIFILLISGIIGIGLGDTFYLKSLQTIGTRKTLSIETLSPLMAALSGEFFINENLTTKSWVGIIIVTISLFIILRKGNDFKEENSSFSEKNNFKIFAFPFLSVLCAVLGGLLSRMVFLQSNLSPFLTTEIRLLGAIIFLISLKGFKINFFLKNIDKKQQKRFFISILLGTNIGIFLQQVVFKTLPIGVGWALLSTSPVISLFFAKNEEREITKKIKIFTCFLFFGLTLIIL is encoded by the coding sequence TTGATTGGAATCCTTTCTGCTTTCGGAGCTGCTACATCTTGGACATATGCCTGCTTTATTTGGCGCGCGCAAACTAAAAAATATAAACCAGTAGATATTAATTTAATAAAAAATATAATAGCTTTTTTAATTTTCATACCTGCTTTTATCAATATAAGTTCTACAACTGCATTAAAAAACATATTTATACTACTAATTAGTGGAATAATAGGTATTGGTTTAGGTGATACTTTCTATTTAAAGTCACTACAAACAATTGGCACAAGAAAAACTTTATCTATAGAAACTCTTTCTCCGTTAATGGCAGCTTTGTCAGGGGAATTTTTTATTAATGAAAATTTAACAACTAAATCATGGGTTGGAATAATTATAGTAACGATTTCGCTATTCATAATTCTCAGAAAAGGTAACGATTTTAAAGAGGAAAACTCCTCTTTCTCAGAAAAAAATAACTTTAAGATTTTTGCTTTTCCTTTTTTATCAGTTTTATGTGCTGTTCTTGGAGGTCTTTTATCAAGGATGGTTTTCCTTCAAAGCAATTTATCTCCTTTCCTTACAACTGAAATAAGATTATTAGGTGCAATAATTTTTTTGATAAGTCTAAAAGGATTTAAGATTAATTTTTTCTTAAAAAACATAGACAAAAAACAACAAAAAAGATTTTTTATTTCAATACTTCTTGGAACAAATATAGGAATATTTCTACAACAAGTTGTGTTTAAAACCCTCCCCATAGGAGTAGGATGGGCTTTATTAAGCACATCTCCAGTAATTTCCTTATTTTTTGCTAAGAATGAGGAAAGAGAAATTACCAAAAAAATAAAAATTTTTACTTGTTTTTTATTTTTTGGCTTGACATTAATAATTCTTTAA
- a CDS encoding restriction endonuclease subunit S — translation MKKIINNKEPWFKWLTSELNSYEAFQDFASGKNPEDVAEDFISKNRFAISEVFKNFDEDDKDTLDQFLKLTECELHVFRILEKQIASRNKIRFVDFKKRKK, via the coding sequence ATGAAGAAAATCATAAATAACAAAGAACCATGGTTTAAATGGCTAACGTCAGAACTGAATTCTTATGAAGCTTTTCAAGATTTCGCTTCAGGTAAAAATCCAGAGGATGTTGCAGAGGATTTTATATCTAAAAATAGGTTTGCTATTTCAGAAGTTTTCAAGAACTTTGATGAAGACGATAAAGATACACTCGATCAGTTTCTTAAATTAACTGAATGCGAATTGCATGTGTTTAGAATTCTTGAAAAGCAAATAGCTTCAAGAAACAAGATAAGATTTGTGGATTTTAAGAAAAGAAAAAAATAA
- a CDS encoding fatty acid desaturase — MKQVKRSDFLIKPFLKRNNLRAFYQIISTIIPIISLWLIVYQIINHSFLLLIKGFLLIPILCLLTLLSSRTFSLMHDCGHNSLFKKRNLNKFFGFLLGLVNGIPQKSWSIDHAFHHRNNGNWEIYKGPIDVLSIEDYNSLSKREKIFYKISRNWIMLFPGGFYYLVLKPRLGLIIIIFNFSKDIVKEFFIKIKNREFSEFLAIKSRVKPPFSDYGDNFSELFELVTNNLIVITGWFFMSKWFGLVFFLTFYSIISTLSAAILICIFFVQHNYKNAYAKNTKNWDIIDGAILGSSNLNIPNWLNWFLADISFHSIHHLCERIPNYNLRACHKANIHLLHQSKFLQLSDFPNCFKYIIWDNKNEKLIPIS, encoded by the coding sequence ATGAAGCAAGTAAAAAGAAGTGATTTTTTAATTAAGCCATTTCTAAAAAGAAATAATTTAAGGGCTTTTTATCAAATAATTTCTACCATAATCCCAATAATATCTCTTTGGTTAATTGTTTACCAAATAATAAATCATTCTTTTTTATTATTAATAAAAGGCTTCTTATTGATTCCTATTCTTTGTCTGCTCACGCTACTTTCTTCTAGAACCTTCTCATTAATGCATGATTGCGGCCATAATTCTCTTTTTAAAAAACGTAATCTCAACAAATTTTTTGGATTTTTGCTTGGTTTGGTAAATGGCATTCCTCAGAAATCATGGTCCATTGACCATGCATTTCATCATAGAAATAATGGGAATTGGGAAATCTACAAGGGGCCTATAGATGTTTTAAGTATTGAAGATTATAATTCTCTATCAAAAAGAGAAAAAATATTTTATAAAATAAGTCGTAATTGGATCATGCTTTTTCCTGGTGGCTTTTATTACTTAGTTCTAAAACCTAGATTAGGATTGATTATTATTATTTTTAATTTTAGTAAAGATATAGTAAAAGAGTTTTTTATCAAAATTAAAAACAGAGAATTTTCTGAATTTTTAGCTATCAAATCAAGAGTTAAACCACCTTTTTCTGATTACGGTGATAATTTTAGTGAACTTTTTGAATTAGTAACGAATAACTTAATAGTAATAACAGGTTGGTTTTTTATGTCCAAATGGTTTGGGTTGGTTTTTTTCTTAACATTTTATTCAATTATATCAACCTTATCAGCAGCAATTCTAATATGTATTTTTTTCGTCCAACATAACTATAAAAATGCATATGCTAAAAATACAAAAAATTGGGATATCATCGATGGGGCTATTCTTGGTAGTAGCAATTTAAATATACCTAATTGGCTAAATTGGTTTTTAGCAGATATATCCTTTCACAGCATTCATCATCTCTGCGAGAGAATACCAAATTACAATTTAAGAGCTTGTCATAAAGCAAATATTCATTTGCTTCATCAATCAAAGTTTTTACAATTAAGTGATTTTCCAAACTGCTTCAAATATATTATTTGGGATAATAAAAATGAAAAATTAATCCCAATAAGTTAA
- a CDS encoding fatty acid desaturase translates to MSNIKFSGLKGQALEIDDKDIPSIKEFKGVIPDHYFKCNTKTSLRYLLQTVLIQSFVFAIGLSIPLTLKMIPIWIVYSLLSGTTAMGFWVIAHECGHGAFSQNKALETITGYLLHSLLLVPYFSWQRSHAVHHRFTNNVTNGETHVPLVIEGNGVTEKVGGEKELLFSNSIGRQNYGIFQLVLHLIFGWPAYLLTGSTGGIKYGTSNHFWPIKPFSQALWPSIWAKKVWISDIGVALTLLSIFFFIFKYGLFQVLAMYIGPLLVVNSWLVVYTWLHHTDSDVPHLSNTEFSFMRGAFLSIDRPYGKILNFLHHNIGSSHVVHHVCPTIPHYHAKKATVLIKKAFKKGYLFNPDPIPKALWNIACNCIAVKSDINGRRYIWQSSYNEKAVKT, encoded by the coding sequence TTGAGTAATATAAAATTTTCAGGTCTTAAAGGCCAAGCGCTTGAAATAGATGACAAAGATATTCCAAGCATAAAAGAATTTAAGGGTGTTATCCCAGATCACTATTTCAAGTGCAATACCAAAACTTCTTTGAGGTATCTTTTACAAACAGTTTTGATTCAATCTTTTGTATTTGCAATAGGTTTATCTATTCCATTAACTCTAAAAATGATCCCAATTTGGATAGTTTACTCATTGCTATCAGGTACCACTGCAATGGGATTCTGGGTAATTGCTCATGAATGTGGACATGGGGCCTTCTCTCAGAACAAGGCATTGGAAACTATCACTGGATATTTATTACATTCATTACTACTAGTTCCTTATTTTTCTTGGCAGCGTTCTCATGCAGTTCATCATCGATTCACAAATAATGTAACCAATGGTGAAACTCATGTTCCTTTAGTTATTGAGGGAAATGGAGTTACAGAGAAGGTTGGTGGAGAAAAAGAATTACTTTTTTCAAATTCCATAGGCAGGCAAAATTACGGAATTTTTCAACTCGTTTTACATCTAATATTTGGATGGCCTGCTTATTTACTTACAGGTAGCACAGGAGGTATTAAATATGGGACTTCCAATCATTTTTGGCCAATAAAACCATTTTCCCAAGCATTATGGCCGTCAATATGGGCTAAGAAAGTTTGGATATCAGATATTGGAGTAGCTTTAACATTATTGAGTATTTTTTTCTTTATTTTTAAGTATGGTTTATTCCAAGTACTTGCAATGTATATTGGTCCTTTATTAGTAGTTAATAGTTGGTTAGTAGTTTATACATGGCTTCATCATACAGATTCAGATGTGCCTCATCTTTCAAATACGGAATTTTCCTTTATGAGAGGTGCATTTCTATCTATTGACAGGCCTTACGGTAAAATCCTTAATTTTCTTCACCATAATATAGGTTCGAGTCATGTCGTTCATCATGTATGTCCAACAATTCCTCATTATCATGCTAAAAAGGCTACTGTCTTAATTAAAAAAGCTTTTAAAAAAGGTTATCTTTTTAATCCTGATCCAATACCCAAAGCCCTCTGGAATATTGCTTGCAATTGTATTGCTGTTAAATCAGATATCAATGGTCGAAGATATATCTGGCAATCTTCATACAATGAAAAAGCAGTAAAAACATAA
- a CDS encoding DUF938 domain-containing protein, with product MILYGRFKIGNKYRSQSNYFFDNSLKIHNDLWGNRNLEKNSDEG from the coding sequence TTGATATTATATGGGCGATTTAAAATTGGTAATAAGTACAGAAGTCAAAGTAATTATTTCTTTGATAATTCATTAAAAATACATAATGATCTTTGGGGTAATAGAAATCTTGAGAAAAATAGTGATGAAGGTTAA
- a CDS encoding high light inducible protein, with protein sequence MTPEAERFNGWAAMLGFVAAVGSYVTTGQIIPGWF encoded by the coding sequence ATGACTCCTGAAGCAGAAAGATTTAATGGATGGGCAGCAATGCTCGGCTTCGTAGCAGCTGTTGGTTCCTACGTAACAACTGGTCAAATTATTCCAGGCTGGTTCTAA
- a CDS encoding high light inducible protein, with the protein MKNTEPKIVEKEKIVAEKLNGRFAMLGFIALVGAYLTTGQIIPGFI; encoded by the coding sequence ATGAAAAATACTGAACCAAAAATTGTAGAAAAAGAAAAAATAGTAGCTGAAAAGCTCAATGGGAGATTCGCTATGTTAGGTTTTATAGCTCTAGTTGGAGCATATTTAACAACTGGTCAAATTATTCCAGGTTTTATATAA
- a CDS encoding LptF/LptG family permease, with translation MKLSNQSLIKKTIYKIITPWYSIPLIDRWLLGQIIPPMIFAISAFTVISLSVGVMFDLIRKIVEFGLPLFLALKVLFFSLPSFLVLSFPMAVLLSTLLAYGKLSSNSEILALKSLGIKTSRIISPAIALSIFMTGLTFYFNDNLVPASNQLAENALRGGIGKSFSTEEGKENIMFSRYGSRIEKDTNSPTKLNNYLTHIFYAAWFKNKKMYDVTVLDLSRMGSRQILKADNAIFDKVNTSWIFSNGSLVSIDSNGQAAVVEFEKYEYPFDEGPLQLAETPKDAAKMTLKQALEAEKIYQQTGNLKEIRRIRVRIHEKFTLPFACLVFGLIGSSLGSKSNLRSSKSQGFGLSVILILIYYVMSFLFSSFGVKGLLTPFIAAWSPIIISLSGGYFFLQKSRI, from the coding sequence TTGAAACTTTCAAATCAATCACTAATAAAAAAAACCATTTATAAAATAATTACTCCTTGGTATTCAATACCCTTAATTGATAGATGGTTATTAGGGCAAATCATACCTCCTATGATATTTGCAATTTCTGCTTTTACTGTTATTTCATTATCTGTTGGAGTAATGTTTGATCTGATAAGGAAAATAGTTGAATTTGGTTTGCCTTTATTTTTAGCTTTAAAAGTTCTTTTCTTTAGTTTACCTAGCTTTTTAGTTTTATCATTCCCTATGGCAGTTTTACTTTCAACATTATTAGCCTATGGAAAATTATCAAGCAATTCTGAAATTTTGGCGTTGAAATCTTTGGGTATCAAGACTTCGCGAATTATTTCTCCAGCTATTGCTCTTTCAATATTTATGACAGGATTAACTTTTTACTTTAATGATAATTTAGTTCCTGCAAGTAATCAATTAGCGGAAAATGCTTTAAGGGGTGGGATAGGTAAATCATTTAGCACCGAAGAAGGGAAAGAAAATATTATGTTTTCTAGGTATGGATCAAGAATTGAAAAAGATACAAATAGTCCAACAAAATTAAATAATTATTTAACTCATATCTTTTATGCAGCCTGGTTTAAAAATAAAAAAATGTATGATGTAACAGTATTAGATCTTTCGAGAATGGGGTCTCGTCAGATTTTAAAAGCAGACAATGCAATTTTTGATAAGGTAAATACGTCATGGATATTTTCTAATGGAAGTTTAGTTTCAATTGATTCCAATGGTCAGGCAGCAGTAGTTGAATTTGAAAAATATGAATATCCATTCGATGAAGGTCCCTTACAATTAGCTGAAACTCCAAAAGATGCAGCTAAGATGACACTTAAACAAGCTTTAGAAGCCGAAAAAATATATCAACAGACTGGGAACCTAAAAGAGATAAGAAGAATTAGAGTTCGCATTCATGAAAAATTCACTTTACCTTTTGCATGTTTGGTGTTCGGCTTAATTGGGAGCAGTTTGGGATCTAAATCTAATTTGAGATCATCTAAAAGCCAAGGATTTGGATTGAGCGTAATTCTCATATTAATTTATTATGTAATGTCATTTTTATTCAGTTCATTTGGAGTAAAAGGTTTATTAACTCCATTTATTGCCGCTTGGTCACCAATAATAATTTCTCTCAGCGGAGGATATTTTTTCCTTCAAAAATCAAGAATATAG
- a CDS encoding DUF5989 family protein, with the protein MEALLDLLIDIWDFLKVRKKYWLAPLIITIVLLGTLIVFTQGSVITPFIYSIF; encoded by the coding sequence GTGGAAGCTCTTTTAGATTTGTTAATTGATATTTGGGATTTTCTTAAAGTCAGAAAGAAGTATTGGTTAGCCCCACTCATTATTACAATTGTTTTATTAGGAACCCTAATTGTATTTACGCAAGGCTCTGTAATAACACCATTTATTTATTCAATTTTTTAA
- a CDS encoding carbon storage regulator CsrA encodes MFNKLLLTSFLLFSALITIYPSQKENTNLFDYCYSLEKILSRNSLEKSKNISKKVKPYAKDITLFGTNKTKGALANQIIDQYKNTKKLFIITFVPNQLYCFSGYWVEKVKPGTLTSIFYEKSKQRINEYKDIKKEVDEFLKDVNSEYKSIKKEIKDLF; translated from the coding sequence ATGTTTAATAAATTACTTTTAACTTCTTTTTTACTTTTTAGTGCCTTAATAACTATTTATCCTTCACAAAAAGAAAATACTAATTTGTTCGATTATTGTTATTCTCTAGAAAAAATACTCTCAAGAAATTCATTAGAAAAAAGTAAAAATATATCAAAGAAGGTTAAGCCTTATGCAAAAGATATTACTCTATTTGGTACCAATAAAACTAAAGGCGCTTTGGCAAATCAGATAATTGATCAATATAAAAATACTAAAAAATTATTTATTATAACTTTTGTGCCTAATCAATTATATTGTTTTTCAGGATACTGGGTTGAGAAGGTAAAGCCAGGAACTCTTACATCAATTTTTTATGAGAAAAGCAAACAAAGAATTAATGAATATAAGGATATTAAAAAAGAAGTCGATGAATTTCTTAAAGATGTTAATTCAGAATATAAATCGATAAAAAAAGAAATTAAAGATCTCTTTTAA
- a CDS encoding DUF3721 domain-containing protein, which yields MTILSLSCSNKPVEKEMKMPMLFDTKEQAEKAAYKFGCEGAHQMGDKWMPCTMHKHNH from the coding sequence ATGACAATTCTTTCATTAAGTTGTTCTAATAAACCAGTCGAAAAAGAAATGAAAATGCCAATGTTATTTGATACGAAGGAGCAGGCTGAAAAAGCAGCTTATAAATTTGGTTGTGAAGGAGCCCATCAAATGGGAGATAAATGGATGCCATGTACTATGCATAAACATAACCATTAA
- a CDS encoding dienelactone hydrolase family protein has translation MYLYLALPLYGRTSPNLDLAFGEEDLKLGRFHKNLTTLKNIIEDISAAINWVKEKYPRKKISIIGFCFGFHATLIAFLLKGIESSFCFYEAGVTEPRTYTDFSPINLLEKVFGKLNFICGSSDDLIPLQDRLKIQKRFKELDPLKERFNFVEIEGADHGFMSEERYSFDKATSLIGWDLLIKEFN, from the coding sequence ATGTACCTGTATTTAGCATTACCTCTTTACGGCAGAACATCTCCAAACTTAGATTTGGCATTTGGCGAAGAAGATTTGAAATTAGGCAGGTTTCATAAAAATTTAACTACTTTGAAAAATATTATTGAAGATATTTCTGCAGCTATAAATTGGGTTAAAGAAAAATATCCAAGAAAGAAAATCTCTATTATTGGATTTTGTTTTGGGTTTCATGCCACACTTATTGCTTTTTTATTAAAAGGAATAGAAAGTTCATTTTGTTTTTATGAAGCAGGGGTTACAGAACCAAGAACCTATACAGATTTTTCACCTATAAATTTACTTGAAAAAGTTTTTGGAAAATTAAATTTTATTTGCGGATCTTCAGATGATTTAATTCCCTTACAAGATCGATTAAAAATTCAAAAAAGGTTTAAAGAATTAGATCCATTAAAAGAGAGATTTAATTTTGTAGAAATTGAAGGAGCTGATCATGGTTTTATGTCCGAGGAAAGATATTCATTCGATAAAGCTACATCATTAATTGGTTGGGATTTGTTAATAAAGGAATTCAATTAA
- a CDS encoding cupin domain-containing protein — protein sequence MIKNFCIVIAFALMLINPSISIAAKSPVDVQEVFVGSETMDGDALKYPKGKAEIRLQRIELAEGGIVPLHSHPIPLLGNVEQGSIVVKRQGMEDLTYTAGDTFIVGPKTPKHTMGNAKTDNAIVWFAAIGAKDIPILIPAEG from the coding sequence ATGATTAAGAATTTTTGCATAGTAATAGCCTTTGCTTTAATGCTCATCAACCCAAGTATTTCTATAGCTGCAAAATCTCCTGTTGATGTACAAGAAGTCTTTGTGGGCTCTGAGACTATGGATGGAGATGCTCTTAAATATCCAAAAGGTAAAGCTGAAATAAGATTACAAAGAATCGAGTTAGCCGAGGGAGGGATAGTCCCACTCCACTCTCATCCAATTCCATTATTAGGAAATGTTGAGCAAGGTTCGATCGTTGTTAAAAGACAAGGAATGGAAGATCTTACATATACTGCAGGGGATACTTTTATAGTTGGTCCAAAGACACCAAAACATACAATGGGTAATGCAAAAACTGATAATGCAATAGTTTGGTTCGCAGCAATAGGAGCAAAAGATATCCCAATCCTAATTCCCGCCGAAGGATAA
- a CDS encoding DUF3764 family protein — protein MTIETTVFTFKLSNTFEEWVKMFDSPEIVAFHKSVGLTPLYRGKSLINPKEVIVIHQAKEGIAKHVFSDPETIKNIEAGGHIYSTTKITSWVSD, from the coding sequence ATGACTATTGAAACTACTGTGTTCACCTTTAAACTTTCAAATACATTTGAGGAGTGGGTAAAAATGTTTGATAGTCCTGAGATAGTTGCATTTCATAAATCCGTAGGTCTAACTCCACTCTATCGAGGCAAAAGTTTAATTAATCCTAAAGAAGTTATTGTTATTCATCAAGCTAAAGAAGGAATAGCTAAGCATGTATTCTCAGATCCAGAAACCATAAAGAATATAGAGGCTGGAGGTCACATATATAGCACAACAAAAATTACAAGTTGGGTTTCAGATTAG